The Candidatus Aminicenantes bacterium genomic sequence CAATAACCAAATATCCGGGAGGCAAAAAAGAATAGACAATGATGAAGGAAAAGACATTTGACCTGCAGGAGCGTTTAATTGACTTTGCGGTGAAGATAATTAGACTTTCTGACACGATACCGGAAAACAAAGCGGGCAAACATATCTGTTCGCAAGTATTACGAAGTGGCACCTCTCCGGCCGCAAACTATGGAGAAGCACAGAGCGCAGAATCAAAAGCCGATTTTATTCACAAGCTGAAAATCGCACTGAAAGAACTGCGTGAAACTGAGATTTGGCTGAAGATCATTATCCGGGCGGAACTAGTCACGCCGCCAGAGCAGCTCTTTTCACTTCTGCAGGAAACGGATGAATTGATTGCAATACTGTTTAAGAGCGTTGCGACAGCAAAAAAAAACAAAGAAAAAGATGAA encodes the following:
- a CDS encoding four helix bundle protein, coding for MMKEKTFDLQERLIDFAVKIIRLSDTIPENKAGKHICSQVLRSGTSPAANYGEAQSAESKADFIHKLKIALKELRETEIWLKIIIRAELVTPPEQLFSLLQETDELIAILFKSVATAKKNKEKDE